In a single window of the Ignavibacteriales bacterium genome:
- a CDS encoding DUF1207 domain-containing protein, with the protein MKILIIVSVLLGELLAQNKFNPELERKKNSILFQKMDVTSSVSFQSKQTSSTVTNKDSSIYQKTFFPDERIFPKFLADGTAQQFSLNKNAYTRRWIGSIGGIQRFYELRYGDIIFQIGLGATVYASLIRRPDMLEVQTACFFVDVPIEIKLSEKLSLRTGYGHYSAHLVDDGIEALKITAINYAKDFVPFFAAYKLCFINGFVYGGLRFDTYTIPEYNKRWNFQFGGEGGNIEIIDGLRIYGAMDIKLKSEVNYASTQSYQIGVKFLEQNSHAIRIAYTYRTGIEDRGQFYKDKTDLSLFGIFFDY; encoded by the coding sequence ATGAAAATATTAATTATAGTTTCCGTTTTGCTGGGAGAATTATTAGCCCAGAATAAATTTAATCCTGAATTGGAAAGGAAAAAAAACTCCATTCTCTTTCAAAAAATGGATGTTACATCTTCGGTTTCTTTTCAATCTAAGCAAACTTCTTCAACTGTTACAAACAAAGATTCTTCCATTTATCAAAAAACTTTTTTCCCTGATGAAAGAATATTTCCTAAATTTTTGGCGGATGGAACTGCACAACAATTTTCTTTAAATAAGAATGCTTACACGCGAAGATGGATTGGAAGTATTGGTGGAATTCAAAGATTTTATGAGTTGAGATATGGTGACATTATATTCCAAATTGGACTTGGTGCTACCGTATATGCCAGCCTTATTAGAAGACCAGATATGCTGGAAGTACAAACTGCTTGCTTTTTTGTTGATGTGCCAATTGAAATAAAATTATCTGAAAAACTTTCACTTCGCACTGGTTATGGACATTACAGCGCTCACTTAGTTGATGACGGAATTGAAGCATTGAAGATTACAGCAATAAATTATGCTAAAGATTTTGTTCCTTTTTTTGCAGCTTACAAACTTTGTTTTATAAACGGATTTGTATATGGTGGACTAAGATTCGATACTTACACTATTCCGGAATATAATAAACGATGGAACTTTCAATTTGGTGGCGAAGGTGGAAATATTGAAATTATAGATGGTTTACGGATTTATGGTGCGATGGATATTAAACTTAAATCAGAAGTTAATTATGCTTCAACACAAAGTTATCAAATCGGGGTAAAGTTTTTAGAGCAGAACTCACACGCTATTCGTATTGCATATACGTACCGGACAGGAATTGAAGACCGCGGACAATTCTATAAAGATAAAACAGATTTAAGTCTTTTCGGAATATTTTTCGACTACTAA
- the mutL gene encoding DNA mismatch repair endonuclease MutL yields MDKNKIKILPENIANKIAAGEVVQRPESVVKELLENSVDAGARNIDLIVKRAGKVFIQIVDDGEGMTEDDALLSLQRHATSKIFTYEDLEAISTYGFRGEALSSIAAVSQIEIKTHLPTEEVGTYLRTDDGINISKEKGAYPKGTSIIVKNLFFNTPARRNFMKSDATELKHIIETFKREALSQPSISFKLYNDDDLIFDLPAGSKEDRIKAVFAENMLDALVEVKELTDFINMTGYTAKPNFLKKNKGDQYLYVNNRYVISKQINHAVFNAYEHLLEKGDYPFFVLFLDLDPKRVDINVHPSKLEIKFEDERDVYNFVHAVIKKSISSHDLVPTMSFVDNKNENEKLAYNSFVKLNRNDFSDRPALDNKNISFRHTDYNKTSLSDNEIDALFGSLNMDNRKQVISSTDTPGLQEKEYKETEVDATDKTKNQQGMESSFIIQLHNKYILSQIRSGLMIIDQHVAHERILYEKALRAFDANMPFSQQLLFSQTIKVDAGEYAMLKELQPFLTKLGFEIRFFSKDTIVIDGVPQDVKLGTEEAILLDILEEYNKNQKERNQGDQDSLAASFACKAAIKAGDKLSDREMRLLVDQLFATSIPYTCPHGRPIVIKIPLDEFDKRFGRTS; encoded by the coding sequence ATGGATAAAAATAAAATTAAAATATTGCCGGAAAATATTGCTAACAAAATAGCAGCTGGAGAAGTTGTACAAAGACCTGAATCTGTTGTTAAAGAATTGCTTGAAAATTCGGTTGATGCTGGTGCAAGAAATATTGATTTGATAGTTAAACGGGCTGGTAAGGTGTTTATTCAAATTGTTGATGACGGTGAGGGAATGACAGAAGATGATGCTTTATTAAGCCTTCAGAGGCATGCTACCAGCAAAATTTTTACATATGAAGATCTGGAAGCAATTAGTACTTATGGTTTTAGAGGAGAAGCATTAAGTTCAATTGCCGCAGTAAGCCAGATTGAAATTAAAACACATCTGCCAACAGAAGAAGTCGGGACATATCTCCGGACAGATGATGGAATAAACATTTCAAAGGAAAAAGGTGCTTATCCTAAAGGAACATCCATCATTGTTAAAAATCTTTTCTTTAACACTCCAGCAAGAAGAAATTTTATGAAGTCGGATGCAACAGAATTGAAGCATATAATTGAAACCTTCAAGCGGGAAGCTTTAAGTCAGCCATCCATAAGTTTTAAATTATACAATGATGATGATTTAATATTCGATCTTCCTGCAGGTTCTAAAGAAGATAGAATCAAAGCTGTATTTGCGGAAAACATGCTTGATGCTCTTGTTGAAGTTAAAGAACTTACCGATTTCATAAATATGACTGGTTATACAGCGAAACCAAATTTTTTAAAAAAGAATAAAGGCGATCAGTATCTGTATGTTAATAATCGGTATGTGATAAGCAAACAGATAAATCATGCTGTCTTTAACGCTTATGAACATCTATTGGAAAAAGGTGATTACCCATTCTTTGTTCTATTCCTTGATTTAGATCCTAAAAGAGTAGATATAAATGTCCATCCTTCCAAACTGGAAATTAAATTTGAAGATGAAAGAGATGTTTACAATTTTGTTCATGCTGTAATTAAAAAAAGTATTTCCAGCCACGACCTGGTACCCACGATGTCCTTTGTAGATAATAAAAATGAAAATGAAAAACTTGCCTATAACAGTTTTGTTAAACTAAACCGGAATGATTTTTCTGACCGACCAGCTTTAGATAATAAAAATATTTCATTCAGGCATACTGATTATAATAAAACATCTTTAAGTGATAATGAAATTGATGCACTGTTTGGTTCGTTGAACATGGATAATAGGAAGCAAGTAATAAGTTCAACAGATACGCCTGGATTGCAGGAAAAAGAGTATAAAGAAACAGAAGTTGATGCTACTGACAAAACTAAAAATCAGCAGGGAATGGAATCATCTTTCATAATACAATTGCATAATAAATATATCCTTTCGCAGATCAGAAGCGGTTTGATGATTATAGATCAACATGTTGCACACGAAAGAATCTTGTATGAAAAAGCTTTAAGAGCATTTGACGCAAATATGCCATTTTCTCAACAGCTTCTCTTTTCTCAAACAATCAAAGTGGATGCTGGTGAATATGCTATGTTAAAAGAACTTCAACCATTTTTAACAAAACTTGGATTTGAAATCCGGTTCTTTAGTAAAGATACAATAGTAATTGATGGAGTTCCACAGGATGTAAAATTAGGAACCGAAGAAGCTATTCTGCTTGATATTCTTGAAGAATATAACAAGAATCAGAAGGAAAGAAACCAGGGAGACCAGGATAGTCTTGCAGCATCCTTTGCATGTAAAGCAGCAATAAAAGCCGGCGATAAATTAAGCGATAGAGAAATGCGGCTACTTGTTGATCAACTATTTGCAACATCAATACCATATACTTGTCCTCACGGTAGACCAATTGTTATCAAGATTCCATTGGATGAATTTGACAAGAGATTTGGAAGAACGTCCTGA
- a CDS encoding methylmalonyl-CoA mutase family protein, protein MNEEYKKSKDRYLAKANSSPTMGLKYTSVSGEPTKVLYSPDDTENINYLNEIGFPGEYPYTRGIHPNGYRGKIWTMRQFAGFGSPEDTNQRFHYLLNHGQTGLSVAFDLPTLMGYDSDSAQSQGEVGICGVAISSLKDMEVLFDKIPLDQVSTSMTINSPAAMIFAFYLAVAKKQNVDFKNLRGTLQNDILKEYIAQKEYIYPPNPSMRIITDMIEFCTNEVPQWNPVSVSGYHIREAGSTAAQELAFTLADGFAYIEACIKRGMDVDSFAPRISFFFNSHLDFFEEIAKYRAARKIFAKRMKEKYDAKNPRSWWLRFHTQTAGCTLTAQQPENNIIRTAFQALAGVLGGTQSLHTNSMDETLALPSEKSVKIALRTQQLIAYETGVINTVDPLGGSYYIETLTDKMEKQTYEIFEKIDSFGGVIGAIEAGYFQKEIADAAYRYQIELEKKEKFIVGVNEFIEEDEKVEITLLQISPEVEKKQKLQLAELRQSRNNEAVQNSLIEISNATSDGKNLMPVLVNAAENYVTLGEMVDELKKHFGTYQEVAVF, encoded by the coding sequence ATGAACGAAGAATATAAAAAATCGAAAGATAGATATTTAGCAAAAGCAAATTCTTCACCTACGATGGGGTTAAAGTATACTTCTGTAAGCGGTGAACCAACCAAGGTTCTTTACAGTCCTGATGATACTGAAAACATTAATTACTTAAATGAAATTGGATTTCCGGGAGAATACCCTTACACACGAGGTATACATCCCAATGGTTACCGTGGAAAAATTTGGACAATGCGCCAGTTTGCAGGATTTGGATCGCCGGAAGATACAAATCAAAGATTCCATTATTTGCTGAACCACGGACAGACGGGGCTTTCAGTTGCTTTCGACTTACCAACTTTAATGGGATATGATTCCGACTCAGCACAAAGCCAAGGTGAGGTTGGTATTTGCGGCGTTGCAATTTCATCCTTGAAGGATATGGAAGTTCTGTTCGATAAAATTCCATTGGATCAAGTTTCAACATCAATGACGATCAATTCTCCTGCAGCTATGATCTTTGCTTTTTATCTTGCTGTAGCAAAAAAGCAAAATGTTGATTTTAAAAATCTTCGCGGAACACTTCAGAATGATATTTTAAAAGAATACATTGCTCAAAAAGAATATATTTATCCGCCAAATCCTTCTATGAGGATTATTACGGATATGATTGAGTTTTGTACAAATGAAGTTCCGCAATGGAATCCTGTTTCAGTAAGCGGATACCATATACGGGAAGCTGGCTCAACCGCAGCACAGGAACTTGCATTTACTCTTGCCGATGGTTTTGCATATATCGAAGCTTGTATAAAAAGAGGAATGGATGTGGACTCTTTTGCACCGAGGATTTCATTCTTCTTTAATTCCCACCTTGATTTTTTTGAAGAGATTGCCAAGTACCGGGCAGCAAGAAAGATTTTTGCAAAACGTATGAAAGAAAAGTACGATGCAAAAAATCCGCGCTCGTGGTGGCTAAGATTTCATACTCAAACTGCTGGCTGCACTTTAACAGCACAGCAACCGGAGAATAACATTATCCGGACAGCCTTCCAGGCATTGGCAGGTGTGCTTGGAGGAACTCAATCTCTTCACACCAACTCAATGGATGAAACTCTTGCATTGCCGAGTGAGAAATCTGTAAAGATTGCTCTGCGAACCCAGCAATTAATTGCTTATGAAACGGGAGTGATAAATACAGTTGATCCACTTGGAGGAAGTTATTATATCGAAACCTTAACCGATAAAATGGAAAAGCAGACTTACGAAATATTTGAAAAGATAGATTCCTTCGGTGGTGTAATTGGAGCTATTGAAGCTGGTTATTTTCAGAAAGAAATTGCTGATGCTGCTTACAGATATCAGATTGAGTTGGAGAAAAAAGAAAAATTTATTGTTGGAGTGAATGAATTTATTGAGGAAGATGAAAAAGTGGAAATAACTTTACTACAAATTTCACCGGAAGTAGAAAAGAAACAGAAGCTGCAGCTTGCAGAATTAAGGCAAAGCAGAAACAACGAAGCAGTTCAAAATTCATTAATAGAAATTTCTAATGCAACATCAGACGGAAAAAATTTAATGCCTGTACTTGTTAATGCAGCAGAAAATTATGTAACTTTGGGGGAGATGGTTGATGAATTAAAAAAACATTTTGGTACTTACCAGGAGGTTGCCGTATTCTAA
- a CDS encoding decaprenyl-phosphate phosphoribosyltransferase, translating into MVKNYFQLLRIPQWIKNFFVFVPILFAKQLFVESNFYLVLLAFFSFCLASSTVYIINDLVDIRLDKLHPVKKNRPIPSGRISKKNAIIVVSIISVGIIFICSYLNIKFILALTGYIVLNIAYSLKLKQIVIIDIMSIAAGFMLRVMAGAFVISVYISSWLILTTLFISLFLAIMKRRSELNLNISENSSATRKVLSEYSVGFTEQMATISAAGVIICYALYSVSERTILYVKSEGLVYTTIFVVFGIFRFMYLVYIKSKGENATEVMLTDVPMIVNLILYVLTAIFIVYH; encoded by the coding sequence ATGGTTAAGAATTATTTCCAGTTGCTGCGTATACCACAATGGATAAAAAACTTTTTTGTTTTTGTTCCTATACTTTTTGCAAAGCAATTATTTGTTGAATCCAATTTTTATCTTGTTTTACTTGCATTCTTTTCTTTCTGTCTTGCTTCCAGCACAGTTTATATAATAAATGATTTAGTTGATATCCGGCTCGATAAACTTCATCCAGTAAAAAAAAATAGACCGATTCCAAGCGGAAGAATTTCCAAAAAAAATGCAATCATTGTAGTTTCCATTATATCGGTTGGAATCATTTTTATTTGCTCATACCTTAACATTAAATTTATACTTGCACTAACCGGCTATATTGTATTGAACATCGCTTACTCACTAAAACTTAAGCAAATTGTAATCATAGATATTATGAGCATAGCTGCTGGATTTATGTTAAGAGTTATGGCGGGAGCATTTGTAATTTCAGTTTATATTTCAAGCTGGTTAATACTAACTACATTATTCATTTCTTTATTTTTGGCAATTATGAAACGCCGTTCTGAGTTGAACTTAAATATTTCAGAGAATTCAAGCGCTACAAGAAAAGTTCTTTCAGAATATTCGGTTGGATTTACTGAGCAGATGGCTACAATTAGCGCTGCTGGTGTAATAATCTGTTATGCTCTTTATTCTGTTTCGGAAAGAACAATTCTATATGTTAAAAGTGAAGGTTTAGTTTATACAACAATATTTGTTGTATTTGGCATATTCCGATTTATGTACCTTGTTTATATAAAAAGCAAAGGAGAAAATGCAACGGAAGTTATGCTAACCGATGTTCCAATGATTGTGAATTTAATTTTATACGTTCTCACTGCTATTTTTATTGTATATCACTAA
- a CDS encoding dihydrofolate reductase encodes MKKIIIAAVARNGVIGKAGKILWHSDVEFRHFKNTTFGFPIIMGRKTFESLINPLNGRTNIVLSKDPNFIPPDESVKVFNDLEKAYLYCEKVLRSEKVFIIGGGEIFNQSINEADELLISNMNFEADGDVYFPDIDLNKWKEVSNVKFADFTIVNYKRKEK; translated from the coding sequence GTGAAAAAAATAATTATAGCGGCTGTCGCAAGAAACGGGGTAATTGGTAAAGCGGGCAAAATTCTGTGGCATTCCGATGTTGAATTTAGACATTTCAAAAACACCACATTCGGGTTTCCAATAATAATGGGAAGAAAAACTTTTGAATCTCTTATTAATCCATTAAATGGACGTACGAATATTGTACTTTCAAAAGATCCGAATTTTATTCCACCTGACGAAAGTGTAAAAGTTTTTAATGATTTAGAAAAAGCATATCTTTATTGCGAAAAAGTATTAAGGTCGGAAAAAGTTTTTATAATCGGCGGTGGAGAAATTTTTAATCAAAGCATTAATGAAGCCGATGAATTATTGATTTCTAATATGAATTTTGAAGCTGATGGTGATGTTTACTTTCCGGATATTGATTTAAACAAATGGAAAGAAGTATCTAATGTTAAGTTTGCAGATTTTACAATCGTTAATTATAAAAGAAAGGAAAAATGA
- a CDS encoding ATP-binding protein translates to MKKTKIVIFLFLLFYSLSTLIVGQSFNFINYSDENGLASNLTKACVQDSNGFIWIATDAGVVRFDGKNFVSININLPSLYIKDISITPLKEILISTDLGVGYITQHENKFLYSPLLKGYTLKTDTSLFYPKSIYFDKNKNLWISDNNGVVFYKDGKLKKYVFAHEYTTDSYSRSFSFAEDNAGNLIVSSWQGYLFLFNKEQDKFIKLDYEPSQKQFYINCISFQKDNSLLAGTSFGILKLTFENNFKKVTSRLVLPLAPVSSFKVNNNGDYYIGTWTSGMYLWKTKTNQLVNLDELGFQTVNNLFLDKENSVWVCSDAGLGLILKTTFAKSEYEEDIQKTSNSYITVLTASDNGEIFFSDQEYIYKVIEKDKKFEYKRIHNSKGKRILSFCLYGNELWISYRNGELAHIKDQKEKLFSQQQLGGRLFSLASDRDGNFWGIDEVTKNIIRIDNNNNIKKYDVINFVGKSQILETTKDGKIYFISCDEQFHFLRYDKPHDKFLVVDISQNKKLGESTIISDFYVANENIIWIASNKGLFKIENRKVIDLNTSVYSDIPLSKAIFVDKNKIWIGTEKGLLININGQITSFNQKDGLPNSVIAPRGIAFDKDNRIWVATSSGLAYWQKESFQITKTPMPTLLNISINNQPVTITQNDLEFISNSNLTANYVSLSFPDRIHYQIRLVGRQENWFKPSTQTQIDYLKLPEGNYTLQIKAKQSGYLWSDITEFHFRVIPPWYKTWWMYTVYGILLILLVVVVILSVQKKKFHYLLAQKEELEKLVSEKTKALVDEKEVVEKLLRETQKAKKELERSNSDLRSANELKSDLLSIAAHDLKNPLGTIMSFSQMILEEENLSPDVVKMVTLIHESSLTMLTLITEILESVIVESTKLKLDLEQIDLNELAEKVTNENIPSAKLKGQEIIFSSYDVYDVLADSNWMRQAIDNLISNAVKYSPRNKRIWISLVGDDEKVQIRVRDEGPGLSDKDKLNLFGKFQRLSAKPTGGESSTGLGLSIVKEIVNLHNGKIWAEGEPGKGSTFIIELAAKKMDSLVY, encoded by the coding sequence GTGAAAAAGACAAAAATAGTAATATTCCTATTCCTCTTATTCTATTCCTTATCAACTTTAATTGTTGGGCAGAGCTTTAACTTTATTAATTATAGTGATGAGAATGGTCTTGCCAGTAATTTAACAAAAGCCTGCGTTCAGGATTCAAACGGATTTATTTGGATTGCTACAGATGCGGGCGTTGTAAGATTCGATGGAAAAAATTTTGTTTCTATAAATATTAATTTACCTTCACTTTATATTAAAGATATTTCAATTACACCTTTAAAAGAAATTCTTATTTCGACAGATCTTGGAGTTGGATACATAACCCAACATGAAAATAAATTCCTATATTCTCCATTGCTTAAAGGTTACACTTTAAAAACAGATACAAGTTTGTTTTATCCAAAATCAATTTATTTTGATAAAAATAAAAATCTATGGATTAGCGATAATAACGGAGTTGTTTTTTACAAAGATGGTAAACTAAAAAAGTACGTTTTCGCTCATGAATATACTACCGATAGTTATTCCAGATCCTTTTCCTTTGCGGAAGATAATGCGGGAAATTTAATTGTTTCGTCTTGGCAGGGCTATTTATTCCTCTTTAATAAAGAGCAGGACAAGTTTATTAAATTAGATTATGAACCTTCACAAAAACAGTTCTATATAAATTGTATTTCTTTTCAGAAAGATAATTCTTTACTTGCCGGAACCAGTTTTGGAATTCTGAAATTAACTTTCGAAAACAATTTCAAAAAAGTAACATCAAGATTAGTTCTACCACTTGCTCCAGTATCATCATTTAAGGTGAATAATAATGGTGATTATTACATCGGTACCTGGACAAGTGGGATGTACCTTTGGAAAACTAAAACAAATCAATTGGTAAATCTTGATGAACTTGGATTTCAGACTGTCAATAATTTATTCCTGGATAAAGAAAATTCAGTGTGGGTATGCTCGGATGCTGGATTAGGGTTAATTCTAAAAACCACATTTGCTAAATCAGAATATGAAGAAGATATTCAAAAAACAAGCAATTCTTACATAACTGTTTTAACGGCATCGGACAATGGAGAAATATTTTTCTCTGACCAGGAATATATTTATAAGGTTATTGAGAAGGATAAAAAATTTGAATATAAACGGATCCATAACAGTAAGGGGAAAAGAATATTAAGTTTTTGTTTGTATGGTAATGAATTATGGATATCATACCGAAATGGTGAATTAGCTCATATTAAAGATCAGAAGGAAAAATTATTTTCTCAGCAGCAGCTCGGTGGCCGATTATTTTCGCTTGCATCTGATAGAGATGGTAATTTTTGGGGAATTGATGAAGTAACAAAAAATATAATTCGGATAGATAATAACAATAACATCAAAAAATATGATGTAATTAATTTCGTTGGTAAATCACAAATTCTGGAAACTACGAAAGATGGGAAAATTTATTTTATTAGCTGCGATGAACAATTTCATTTCCTTAGATACGATAAACCACATGATAAATTTTTAGTTGTTGATATTTCTCAAAATAAAAAACTTGGGGAGTCTACAATCATTTCTGATTTTTATGTTGCAAATGAAAACATAATTTGGATTGCTTCAAATAAAGGCTTATTCAAAATAGAAAATCGGAAGGTTATCGATTTGAATACCAGTGTTTATTCAGATATTCCCTTAAGCAAAGCTATCTTTGTGGATAAAAATAAAATCTGGATTGGAACGGAGAAAGGTTTATTAATTAATATTAATGGTCAGATAACTTCATTTAATCAAAAAGATGGACTTCCTAATTCTGTAATTGCACCAAGAGGTATTGCGTTTGACAAAGATAACAGAATTTGGGTTGCTACTTCCAGCGGTTTAGCATATTGGCAAAAGGAAAGTTTTCAAATTACTAAAACTCCAATGCCGACATTATTAAATATTTCAATAAACAACCAACCTGTAACAATAACGCAAAATGATCTGGAATTTATTAGCAACTCTAATTTAACAGCAAATTATGTTTCACTTAGCTTTCCTGATAGAATTCATTATCAGATTAGGTTGGTTGGACGGCAGGAAAATTGGTTTAAACCTTCAACTCAAACACAAATTGATTATTTAAAGCTGCCGGAAGGTAATTATACTCTGCAGATTAAAGCAAAACAATCTGGTTATTTGTGGAGTGATATTACTGAATTCCATTTTAGAGTAATCCCACCCTGGTATAAAACGTGGTGGATGTATACAGTTTATGGGATACTATTAATTTTGCTTGTGGTAGTTGTAATTCTTAGTGTGCAAAAGAAAAAATTCCATTATTTACTTGCTCAAAAAGAAGAACTGGAGAAATTAGTTTCTGAAAAAACGAAAGCACTTGTTGACGAAAAAGAAGTTGTAGAAAAATTATTAAGAGAAACTCAAAAAGCTAAAAAAGAACTTGAAAGATCAAATTCAGATTTACGAAGTGCAAATGAATTGAAAAGTGATTTATTAAGTATTGCAGCACATGATCTTAAGAATCCTTTAGGAACTATTATGAGTTTTTCTCAAATGATTTTAGAAGAAGAAAATCTTAGTCCAGATGTTGTAAAAATGGTTACACTAATACATGAATCATCTTTAACAATGCTTACATTAATAACGGAAATATTAGAATCAGTTATTGTTGAAAGCACCAAACTAAAGCTGGATTTGGAACAGATTGATTTAAATGAGCTTGCAGAGAAAGTAACAAATGAAAATATTCCAAGCGCAAAGTTGAAAGGACAGGAAATTATTTTTTCTTCTTATGATGTATATGACGTTTTAGCTGATTCTAATTGGATGCGCCAGGCAATAGATAATCTAATCAGCAATGCTGTTAAATACTCTCCCCGTAATAAAAGGATTTGGATCTCATTGGTTGGAGATGATGAAAAAGTTCAGATTAGAGTTAGAGATGAAGGACCAGGATTATCGGATAAAGATAAACTAAATCTTTTTGGAAAATTTCAACGATTATCTGCAAAGCCTACCGGTGGTGAGTCTTCAACTGGATTGGGACTTTCGATTGTAAAAGAAATAGTAAACTTACACAATGGTAAAATATGGGCAGAAGGTGAGCCGGGTAAAGGGAGTACTTTCATAATTGAGCTTGCAGCAAAAAAAATGGATTCGCTAGTTTATTAA
- a CDS encoding DUF2279 domain-containing protein, giving the protein MNQFKNTFLQIFFCWILLLPDFAIAQPDTNIDLTNSFWSRHNLAKVGTLGIAGGTLIYSWGVWWKNDYKPFKFFNEETEVFDANLGIDKVGHTYTSYFMFHAVDDILKWGGNDRESAFWWATGISASHALIIEIGDGFSKYGFDWRDLIANWSGVGYSMLQESVPFFKNFQMKWSLYYPLNKHAFKVNDLYDYHIYMMSAKVNELLPAKLEPYWPDFLQVAFGYSGADNVNRREYVFTFDYDLELLPLNGKDFTLLKSLINMFHLPAPGVKFSKGHKPEFSLLLLH; this is encoded by the coding sequence ATGAATCAATTTAAAAATACTTTCTTGCAAATATTCTTCTGTTGGATTTTATTACTTCCAGATTTTGCAATTGCACAACCTGATACTAATATTGATTTAACCAATTCATTCTGGTCAAGACATAATCTTGCAAAGGTTGGAACTCTTGGTATCGCAGGAGGAACTCTCATCTATTCCTGGGGAGTATGGTGGAAAAATGATTATAAACCATTTAAATTTTTTAATGAAGAGACAGAAGTATTTGATGCTAACCTTGGAATTGATAAAGTTGGGCATACCTATACTTCATACTTTATGTTCCATGCAGTTGATGATATCTTAAAATGGGGAGGAAATGATCGGGAATCAGCTTTTTGGTGGGCAACGGGTATTTCGGCTTCACATGCTTTAATTATAGAAATTGGTGATGGGTTTAGTAAGTATGGATTTGATTGGCGGGATCTTATTGCGAATTGGTCCGGTGTTGGTTATTCCATGCTTCAGGAATCGGTTCCCTTCTTTAAAAATTTTCAGATGAAGTGGAGCTTATATTATCCTTTGAACAAGCATGCTTTTAAGGTTAATGATTTATATGATTATCATATTTATATGATGTCTGCTAAAGTTAATGAACTATTACCTGCAAAATTAGAACCTTACTGGCCAGATTTTCTTCAGGTTGCATTTGGTTATAGTGGCGCCGATAATGTAAATAGAAGAGAATATGTTTTTACTTTTGATTATGATCTTGAATTACTTCCGTTAAATGGTAAAGACTTTACTTTATTAAAATCATTGATCAATATGTTTCATCTTCCAGCACCAGGTGTAAAATTTTCCAAAGGACACAAACCGGAATTCAGTTTATTACTTTTGCATTGA